The Serinus canaria isolate serCan28SL12 chromosome 23, serCan2020, whole genome shotgun sequence genome has a window encoding:
- the IFNLR1 gene encoding interferon lambda receptor 1, with the protein MEIFGGNGLTVLHWRAQCCKLYLCCPPEPLTPAPLPGIRAGLHQEARQGACVQLLGSSILWNSQGNTVRMDQGKAFMTRGKFCSVLCGWRVAALMALCLLQQAQGHVQLLPPQNVTLLSKDFAMILTWAPGEGSPPDVTYTVRYESQDRLDKWRKVPDCRNIPRSFCNLTCALSNLYVKVRARVKAVWGRSQSPWVKSQFKDYYSDVELAPPVLTLNVRDNSIHVSASFPLPTCVENLTWKYDLNLWEAGSEDKKKYEGYFRKDTVIINTTALRGNYCFSARALYESINLKHSEFSQPVCVLLNHKAQWKFPLLVVIPLFVLLIFVASPFICCLVKQEAKQRKMPQVLDFSQFKAAGPTFHLELGEKEFCSGDLSCSEEPVPQRRTDRAVGGHHLPWMASFPSSSSLSSSWSEDEEEEDSSTLIPCCEMPRYAKRHLSSQASPAAPGESSLDSGSGDLSVASASVLDLRALGFTLFAERKGEVDTSGSQANEEPSLYLCSSLERISLPAVPFPVAPEQGQGDGHRDERLGMNPLHPLLGGIGAEPHQHRKAPHSSRGYQKSILDLQHQMDSRSQAREDPSRQLLIPLWTLQVAEDEGIASDCGSDSFTEGTPPEPTVLSDAFGTSNTEGKCDPKLQFLGYEHSHYLGRI; encoded by the exons GGCTCACTGTGCTGCACTGGAGGGCGCAGTGCTGCAAGCTTTACCTCTGCTGTCCCCCAGAGCCTCTCAcacctgctcctctgccaggcaTACGTGCAGGGCTGCACCAGGAAGCGAGGCAGGGCGCatgtgtgcagctcctgggctcctcAATCCTCTGGAATTCACAAGGAAACACAGTGAGAATGGATCAAGGAAAAGCATTTATGACAAGGGGGAAGTTCTGCTCTGTCCTGTGTGGCTGGAGAGTGGCAGCCCTGATGGCTCTGTGTCTCCTGCAGCAGGCTCAAG GTCATGTTCAACTTCTCCCTCCTCAAAATGTGACCCTGCTGTCCAAGGATTTTGCCATGATTTTGACCTGGGCTCCAGGGGAAGGCTCTCCCCCAGATGTGACCTACACTGTGAGGTATGAAAG CCAGGATCGCCTGGACAAATGGAGGAAAGTTCCTGATTGCAGGAACATCCCCAGGTCCTTCTGCAATCTGACTTGTGCCCTCTCCAACCTCTACGTTAAGGTCCGGGCTCGGGTGAAGGCGGTTTGGGGCCGGTCCCAGTCGCCCTGGGTGAAATCCCAGTTCAAGGATTACTACTCAGATG TGGAACTGGCTCCCCCCGTGCTGACCCTGAACGTCAGGGACAATTCCATCCATGTCAgtgcctccttccctctgcccacctGCGTGGAGAACCTCACCTGGAAGTATGACTTGAACCTCTGGGAAGCAGGATCTGAAGACAAG AAGAAATATGAGGGTTACTTCAGGAAGGACACAGTGATCATCAACACCACTGCCCTCAGAGGCAATTACTGCTTCAGTGCCAGGGCTCTCTATGAAAGCATCAACTTGAAGCACAGTGAATTCTCCcagcctgtgtgtgtgctgttAAACCACAAAG CACAATGGAAGTTCCCACTTCTGGTTGTGATCCCTCTGTTTGTCCTCCTCATCTTTGTGGCCAGTCCCTTCATCTGCTGCCTGGTGAAGCAGGAGGCCAAGCAAAGGAagatgcctcaggttttg GATTTCTCTCAATTCAAAGCTGCTGGACCAACCTTCCACTTGGAGCTCGGAGAGAAGGAATTCTGCAGTGGTGAtctgagctgctcagaggagCCAGTGCCTCAAAGGAGGACAGACAGAGCTGTAGGAGGACACCACCTGCCATGGATGGCTTCTTtcccatcatcatcatcactgtcATCATCATGGtcagaggatgaggaggaggaagacagCAGCACTTTGATCCCATGCTGTGAAATGCCTCGGTATGCAAAGAGACATCTCAGCTCTCAggcatccccagcagctccggGGGAAAGCAGCCTGGATTCAGGATCTGGAGATCTCTCGGTGGCCAGTGCATCTGTGCTTGACCTCAGAGCCCTGGGTTTCACTCTCTTTGCAGAGAGGAAGGGTGAGGTGGACACCTCGGGCTCCCAGGCAAACGAGGAGCCCTCCCTTTACCTCTGCTCCTCTTTGGAAAGgatttccctccctgctgtgccattcccagtggccccagagcagggacagggtgatggacacagggatgagAGGCTGGGAATGAACCCCCTTCACCCCCTGCTGGGGGGGATTGGTGCTGAACCCCACCAGCACAGGAAGGCTCCTCATTCCTCCAGGGGTTACCAGAAATCCATCCTTGATCTGCAGCACCAGATGGACTCGAGATCCCAGGCCAGAGAGgatcccagcaggcagctgctcatCCCCCTGTGGACACTGCAGGTGGCAGAGGATGAAGGCATTGCCAGTGACTGTGGCAGTGACAGCTTCACAGAAGGGACCCCTCCCGAGCCCACAGTGCTCAGTGATGCTTTTGGGACTTcaaatacagaaggaaaatgtgatCCAAAGTTGCAATTCCTGGGCTATGAGCACTCACATTACTTGGGAAGGATCTAA